The following is a genomic window from Solanum lycopersicum chromosome 6, SLM_r2.1.
TTTGGGAATTTAGGATTTTTGGATTTTAGACTAATTATAACTTGAATATACTATAAATTAAACTTAATTAGGAATATGAACTTGAAATGGTGTtgactttaatttattataactcttaattttttttcttattagcTTTGTTTTTGaacttgaattaattataaattaattaattaagctttAACTTTGTAGATCTTGAACTAATTGAACTTAATTAGACCAAATAAACCATATTTTGGGAACTTAATTAAACCaaacaaaacatatttttaagttGAACTTACACTTGAACttaaaattagaatttgaacttgaacttgaaattaGAATTCGAACTTGAAAttagaacttgaacttgaacttagaATTTGAAGTCAAACTTAGAACTTCAAATTAGAACTTGAACTTGGAACTAGTTAATTAGCTTGATCATATAACTACTTAAGTTTAGAAATTagatatgattttgaattgaaaagtTGAACTTCTTAAAACATGAacgtgtgtgtgtgcgtgcgcGCACGtctatatgtgtgtgtgtgtgtgtgcgcgcgcgcgcgcgcatatgtatatacacatatgTTAGCGCGAATGCATACTCACACACTTACCTTTAATTCATAAATGATATAGTTGTAAAGCATAAATACTAagactagttgatcctattgatgacaaaattaattttcttgaaatattgatttgtgtccatctagtatTGACActtagatttaatttagaaattaataTAGTTGTTATGCATAAATActaacactagttgatcctataaATGACAAAATTGACTTTCTTGCAAGATGAATTTGTATCCATCTAGTAGTGTTGacacttaattttaatttagaaataatatagttgttaagcataagtaccaagactagttgatcctattgatgacaaaactGATTTTCTTGCAAGAACGATTTgtgttaattttaatttagaagtaATATCGTTGTTAAGCAATGTTATGGTTCATTTGTACCGCAATGGATTTAAGTCGAGATATTTTGTATGGATTGATCATGGAGAAATTGATGGATTggatgataaattttataattcgaTGCCTTTGGATGTATATAATAGGATTGCACAACATGGTTAAATTACGAATGAACGGGTTAGGGTTTAATAAATTGGGGTTGAACATGATAGGGTTCATGAAATGATCAATGATGTTTTCTGGGTTCAAGGTGGTATGGAACTGGAATAGTTTACTCGTCCACTATGTGAAGGTAGTCTGCATTATGCCTTGTCATTTGTGGTTAAGTTAATGAATACTAAATCATATTGGAATGTTCCTAATGCGGCAATGGACTCAATGGATAATCTTTTAGATGAACTAGTTAACCTGGAGTTTAACATACCAAAGAATTTCTATCAGGCAAAGCGTTTGGTGTCCAAGTTAGGATTAACGTATGATAGAATTTATTGTTGTGTTAATGGTTGTATGTTGTTTTACAAAACTCATAGTATATCAGAAAATTGCAAGTTTTAGGACATGCTTGTTATAAGACGACTCCGGCTGGAAAGATGGTCCCAGTTCAGGCTATGCATTATCTACCTCTGATTCCTAGGTTAAAGAGGTTGTATGCATAGATTAGGTTTGCCCCCACCTATGAGATGACATCGTGAATATATAAGGTCGTTGGGCGTATTATCTCATCCATATGATGGTTTAGCATGGAAAAATTTCGATAATGCATATCCTGATTTTGCTATTTAACTAGGAAATGTTAGATTGGGTTTGTGTTCAGATGGCTTTACACCACGCAACTTTGCCTTATTCATGTTGGCCGATTTTTCTTACTCCATATAATCTTCCTCCTGAAATGTGCATGACCAGTGTAATACTCTGAAAGTCTAAGacatgttctagagcctaaaatAGGTGTCAAAAGTTTTATTCACTATTTTAAGGtcaattttaatgtatataagtcatttaggaagtttaggaatcaaaatgtcaaggaacgtccatgacattcaaaaactagttcaatgaggtgcaAGTGTGACTTAGCcgatttgactaagttttaggaGTTAGAAAAAGATGAATTTTGCTGGAAGGGTGTCTAAAACATATTAGAGTAAGTTTATACTTaaaacgtccgggtacgactccccaaggaccaaacaagggcccttgaggaggacccttgcattttggcCAAATTTGCCAAAAAGAACTAGGCACAAACGAGTGCCAATAACGGAACGTGTGTCAATCGGCGGGGCGTTGATGGACACTGTCGAtgaacacttagacaaattcaTGGGAGGATTTTTTAATAAGTCTTCTAACTAAACGACGGACCAATAGGACGGTTGGTCCCTTGGCCGTCGTTTGACAAATAGACCGTTTGTCgtggtctcgtctgtgagggacTGGTTTTGCAGCTCGTCGTGAGgcgaattaattaattaattaggttgtTAGACAATTAGTTAGGGGTTAAGGGAGGTCTAATTAGGTTATATATTGACCTATATAATGACCCTAAGCTAGTTAAACTAACCTAAGCCCTCATAATTCTCAAACCCGAATTctcctccttctctcttctttatcTCTCCCAAGTTTAAGAACACCATAGAAGGTCAAATTCAATGGGTTATAGGACTGATAAAGAACAAATTTTCCCCATTAAACTTCATCGATCAACAAGGTATGTGATTCCTTTCACCTCTGGGACTTCTTTCTCTAAGGGGttccttcaaattgatttcaaaagatgagttttcatgtggcATTGATCAGGTGGATTGCTttgttaataataaattttgaatattatgattgtattaacatgtattataactcaataatgttatttcttgattgatgtgtctagtttgtagaagatgatctattccccttaaccctacgttgtgatcttgaattgaactATCTAGTATTGATGTAATTGGCTTGGTTAAAATGTAAATTACTATCCTATGATTTTATTGTGACAATTTATGTATATTGAAATGAATTGTAGTACTaccatgctagttcttgagtaattcaCTTAGACGGTGAAATAGACTATAAACTTGATCTAGGTCTTAAATTCTAGGTTAtaaactagtgatgaatttttGTATAATGATTCAGTTGGTCTTATTATAATGTtgattaatattatatgatgCTATTATACCATTTGTTGGGTTAAATTGAAGGTTGATCATAAGACTTTGATAAAGGCATTATGAAGTGGATTGAGTAAGTCTTGTAATCTCTATTTTTTACTTCGATTATGGTTACTTGTGCTTAAATAGttatgttgtattgaagtaGACCTTATATTAATGTAGATAGGGTTGGCATGATGtgactatgtaaatgtgctaaactcacttatatgaattataatgaaagtataatactcatacaattcttattgaaatatgatgatgataattatacaaGAGAAATACCTATGACCTacgaaaccacaccctagaagatataaCATTCTCAGAATGCAAccggcgtactcgacctctaGGAGGTATGTACAAGCCCTTCCGTATCGGTCATCGCATagaaacatatgaaaagtaatacggaattaaaactttttataaacATTCTGTAAGTCtttaaaattatctttcatataaaactcataggaaatatTAAGTCTCATTTCATAAAATCTTAAACACGAGAATAATTTGTGACACGGCCCataaaatacgaatatagaaatacttagtttaATACAATACTTCGATACGAGATAAAATACATCTACGCCCTTGAGTCAAATATAAGgaaatacttcaacttcacttgaatgatgctacgatccaagtctagcttcccaaatgctcctcactTACCAATCACTATAGAGATACTCCATGAACCTATCTCGTCAACCAACTACTTCAGCTCCCCATGACACCGACAACGAGACTGATGAGGATGATTATATAGGAAATACTCAATAGTTTAGGTCTTTGGACATTTATGagctttttttaattttgaaatgaattttgaaagacttTATAAGTCTTCAATTTGTGATTCagataattttgaatattattttaagttttgtttatattatttaaaattaagtgtGTTTGATCGGGCTGTGtagaattgaattttatttgtagGTGGGTGGCATAAACTGTTGGTTTCtgttgtaaaaaaataatgcatgaaaaGCAACGGACAACGTGGGTTTGCCCGTTgcatttttggttttttttttaaattcaagaaaagcGACAGGCAATGTCTTTTTAAAACCCAGAAAAAGCGACAGGCAAAGTCCTTTTGTCCGTggcttttttgaaaaaattttaaaattattaacagAGTGATAGATGGCGTCGCATTTTAGagataaaaaatgataattaaaataaagtgaCGGAGTCTGAcacttttgttaattttttttttaaaaaaaagggtcaaaaaGAGAGGTTGTCTGTCACTTGACGCACTTCGTCGCTTTTGTCCGTCCTTTTTGGCAGTTTTTAGTAGTGATTATTATCGTATTTCATAAGTtgaataactaatataaattgaattttgaattcgtTGATTCGCTCATATAGAAGGTTAAATATTGGTGCTTCTCATGacccattttgggtcgtgacatccatcaaatctaactaaaaaataaatgacttgTAATGTGAAGTTTCAAGTCAAAGTTACTACAACAAATGAAACTGAAAATACAACATATGTTCTAAATTCGAAACAAATTACTATTATGTCAAATTTCAACATACCATAcagaaatatgatttaaaataaatgaaaaacataagttgtaaaaaaatataagcatgacataaaaaatagataatacCAAAAGTTGCATGGAATCACATGAAGTAAATGTTGAGAATGAGAaggaaattaaatataaaaaataaactttcagtaaattttagaataataaaaaaaaatagaaataaaaataaatttaaacaaaaaaacaaaaacaaaaataaaatgaagaaattcaaaagTAATTAGCTTGTAGTTATACCATTTATTACCAACAATTCGGATAAAGACCCGATTAAATATAATTAGGTCAAGTAATGTTCAATGGCCTTATAGATTCATGTCATATATACTGTATAATAATTGATGGCAGAGGttgatttaaattatatattcatcttAAGTTTAcgtgaattttctttttttaaaaagcataTATTATgacttttaaagaatttaaaagaAGTTGATTATAAACGGCTATAATAgtcaatataaaattttaattaggaGGAAAGGGGAAGTTTGATTATTGTTCAAAATTGAGGGGGGAGGGGCTGGAGGGGGGTAAGGGTTTATTTTAAAATCCAAAATTGAGGGTgaaaatgatttatattttacGCATATTATACTTGattacaattttatatatttactcCCAGTAAAACTGTATTGACGTTTGAATGAAAAAGACGCACCGACAATTTCATAACCTTTTATCTAATGAGCAAGCAAGAAATttgttgaataaaattaaaaaaaaagcaatcaCAACCACAACAAACGTTATTGTTAATACAGTATAAACAAAATAACGTGATATGAATAGGACAACGCCTATTGCCAGCCCACAACCAACACTTGCACCACAAAttcatcccccccccccccctcccacacacacacaaagCACTCATATTATTTggtgtaaaatatatataacttttatgGCCTACTATTCTCAATTCACATGTGTTGTAACTTCCATTGAGGCCACTGTGGCTTTTACTCTGAAACACACCTATTTCATTCACTCTTACATACAATATTGGTCAAATACATTTATTCCTCAAAATCATTCCACCAACTaccaactcattttttatttttgtttttgttttaaacaACAATGGTATGTGAGACATACTGGCAATgcataaagaataataaaacgTAAATATAAATTGCATTTTCTCATTTCATATATGAGtgtaaaagaaagaacaaaacaacCATTAGCAAATAGCATATTTTATGAAAGTTCAAAAACAAAACATAGtttaaacttattttacaaaaacaactcaagaaaatgagtttttgcaAAAACAATTTTGCAGATTCCGTTTGTTGAAAATTTCCAAGCAAGTGGCAAAATCAAAACGAATTGCAAAATCAATAGCAAAACTTAAATCTCCAATAGCAGAAAGAACTAATGAATCCAGTGGGTAAAGAATCAAATGAATCTAATGAAAATGTTGTAGAAATTCTAAATGCAACAAATCTAATCATGAAGCAGTAAACTTATATACATCTGTATACTATATGAACTGATTTGCATATGAAGATATATAGATCCATTCAAAGAATTTCTCTCCTAGCATCATACCCGAACTGAGATCGTTGGATATTTTGTTGTCGCTTCTTGTACACCAATGCACCGATACCTACAAAACAAACTGCAGCGATCACTCCGACTGCTATTCCAGCCTTCTTTCCACTCGTCATTCCACCACCAGATGATTCCTTCGATGAATCTACACTCTCATCGCTAATATCACTCGCAGCTTTGGAATTTGGAGCCGGCGATAGGGAATTTTTAGACGTAGAATCACCCGGTGACGGCGCCGGAGATGAATTTCGAGAGAGATCTGACAGTGGAGGTGCCGGCGGAGAAGATAGACTTGGTGAAGGCGATGGAGCTAGACTCATTGGTGGAGAAGCTACATCAGCGCCAGATTCCGGTGCAGGACTTGGTGAACTTGCAGGCGGATCTGTACAAATACATTGTTGAACAAGCAAAACAGCAAAGAGAATTGTGAAGGAAAACATTTGCACAGTCGCCATTGGTAAAAAATCACACCTCCCTTTTTTGCCTGCCAACAACAAAACACTAAAATTATAACTAAATCAAACGATttacaatataatacaaatacaaatctgGAGATCCACTTGAAAAAACCTTTAGAGAGAGCGAGAGAGTGTACCTAGGTGAAGTTTGGAGAGAGAAAATGGTGATGAATGAGGAAGCAATGATGAATTAAGGGGGAAATGCTTGATTTGTTGATAGCGTGAAGGAGAAAGAAACAGAGTTGACTCCTCCTTTGGATCTGAATTTGAAAGTTGCGTAGGATATAAGAAGAAAAGTTGCATATTTTGGGTTACTTATCACGTTTGgatctttactttttttcttttcttaactttatgcaattttatttatctttttatttttatatattgcaAATTTgctaaatatttaatattatatgatgttcTTATCTCGTTAATTATTACTACTTCAATGTAATTAAGTTTGTAAtcactatttaaatatttattaatatcttATCTATTCTAaccataaaatgaaataatttttatactatTGATATAAACATGCTTAATGATGTGATTTTGATAAATGATAATCAATAAAGAATACGCTATCAAATGCATAATTTGGTGGATAGAGTTATAAAACTATTTTGTACTtctattaatgaaaaaatagtttttacaTCTTTCGACTTTATTTGaaacattaaatttatttcttaattttgaataGTCGATATTCTTTCCCCCTGTAACACTCTAAAAATACCATGACTTAGACTAACTTAATTTActtaataatgtttaaaatgatatttaaagacttattgtcacgatccaaaaatgggcgtgatggcactcgtcttatcccatatagacaagtcagcctaaaactcaaccattaccaTTAAGTGcggatataaaatataagtaacttaagaaaaccccaaaaacctggtagtcacatgtacaagcctctaaactattcgaattgattcaaaagaaaaactcaagtctcaaatgaacttgtttttaAAAACAGAataagatcataattaaggagaagaaagtctgctgagatggaaactgctacctcacaaatctccaagaagcctcggaaaagaagagaatgacaagaacaacaaaaatccaggctcataacctacaaaagtTTATAGACgcaaggggtgagtacaaaaccacacggtactcagcaagtaaacctctaaacacaagctaaggggatgaaatacgggtactcctaccacccccaaccgaacctccacaactacaacctacatTAAAATCAACCTAACCTAACAGCTCATaatttacatagcacgtagctcaacaacaacacttagactaATTACATAtcttcaacaacaacacttcaacaaattacatatcctcaacaaatacttcaacaaattatatatccgcaataacaagctaACTATTGATCAATCACTAGTTCAGCAGAAAGGCAATCaaaagatcagcaaaacacgatatAAAGTTCACTAacgataagtatgtgcaattcaatggaatgcaatgtcaagtataatgatgcatgtctaaCCTAGTGATATACACCCGATGTATCTCATCTCGGGACCCATGgaggacatatctgtccatgcatctgtcgcagcgcacgacacgaccctcgataatagtaaccatcgtggcgcgcgatacgtccctcgaaatatagtatgcatcgcggcgcgcgatatgTCCCTtaaaatggtacatcctctttaagttctcattctttcttaATGGACATAACACTTGTTACAACCACGTcttaaaataatgcaaatgacatgttcatacAAATAAAGAGGATATGACCATTTTCACAACACTGCACAATTCGCAAcgacatcaacaatgattcaacaaactTTTAAAACCATTCTTTattatcaacacatcacacacaagcaattattcacatttCCTTTTATGACCCTTTGTTTTCATCACTAGAATTGTTCAATGTGGACAAATCAATCTATAACCAAGTCTCATTACTCACACACATATACCACAAAGAAATACGcacattccatacacttaacaagagtttagaaattcacttgcctcgaATAGTCGAACAATTGTTCTGGGACTTGAACGTTCCCATTTCGctgaacttccaactcaaagcaatctattcaaataaatgaacACACtaagattttgaaaataaaaacacTCATACAATATGTCTAAattagacccaaaaactcacctTAATCTATAATCAAGTTCCTAATTTATTTCCAAGTAACATGACAATTCTCATGTTTTCCAAATATTAATTCTAGGGTTAAGTATTATACTCCAAATAACATCACTCTACTAGTATCATATAATAGAATAgccttaatatttaattacctatcttaatatatcaagctttgaataataatatgataaccGTAAGAAACTTTTCAACACAATTTGGATTAATTAGTGTCACCGTGTCAGGAACCTAAACGCTATGAAGTTGCCAACATTGACCGATGTAacaccaaaaatttaaaatttccagTAACTTTATGTGCAACCAATTATTTACTCTAATGTCCAATAAATTCCATATCAATTTAATGAAGATTGCACTATATTTTGCACTAATTTGACAAAACCCACCGAAAAACATTACTAGGTCAACTTTAAAACTTCATTCAATCTCATTTAATACAAAAATGAGTAATATTATATAGATGCGGCAATAAGATAAATGTATGCAGGCACAAATCATGAAGATTTACATACCAGTTAGTCGTTTTCTTCTTATCAGTGCCgcacaaatatttttcattctatacttcttttgctttttgagtaaaaatattttttttaaaaatatataattgttaacttactaatttattttagtatatatatatcggCCAAATACCGTACAATTTTAAGTAAATTATGGAGTTACCCATTagctataaataaaaaaataattatttaaaatcaccCGTCAATAAAACAATCGTAATTAACAAATAgctttaaaatttccaaaaataattgtctgggtcattacattattcaccactaaaaatcatgttctttCTCGaatataaagaagaagaaggatgaatAGTTGACATTACCAAAACCTGAGATATAATTTCCATAGTCAATATTTATCTCTCAAAGTGAGCTCCTCCTTAAGACCATTGCATCAAGATCAACTACTAAGAACTAAACTGTCGAATCAAAATCTAACTGATTCACATATCAAGATTGATTAACATACCATTGACTAACCTGTGAACccaaaattgaacaaaaatccTCCAAACAACACACCATCAGGATGAACCAATTCTCACATCACTACGAGAGAATTCTGAATCAATACAGATTAAAAGTAACAGCGAACCTGTATCAACCACTAAACCGTCATATTGCTAAAACCATCACAATCTTTTCAAGATTCCTTTCTCACAACATATTCATCTCATGAACATAAGTcataaaaatttgatctttagaCATCGAGTACTCATCAAGGGAGAATTAAACTTATCTAACCCAAAGAAGTTTAAGATCAAATAAACACCGAACGAGCGATACACTCCAAAATGTAGAGCCTCTAACAACACTTTTATACAATTGTAACTCTTCAGAACTTTTAAATGAGTTCTCATAAGCAAGGTTGTATGTGTACAATCACTAGCATACTTCAACTATCCCAAATAATATCAAATCTTAACTAACTGAAATGACCAAGTCTCACTACAGATGTCACTCTACCAAGAGGATAATCATAGGACCAGTACACCCAATCCACCACTAGAAATTCAcccataaatatgaaaatatgtgTAGGTATGTGTAGTAAATCACACTCCAAACCATTTCCAAAACGAAGTAGATggtcatataaaaatatacagaACAAAAGTCAAATGAGACTTAATACTTCTTTCATAGGACCgacccatatatatatatatatatatatataaaatagtttCATTCATCTAAATCATCTCTCGGTCATTACCCACCCACAATCAACCAATCAAATTCCCATCACAACATTACAAATACTCGATTCATCAAACCCCACATACTTTTAATAGTACTTAATTGAAACAACTTAATACcaacaaaaatcataattacaCAAACCATTTACCTTACTCTATATTTATCACTATTATTGAAGTCTCCTTAGAAAACACCTTGTAGCctctaaaaatttcaaaatatgtcAGTCATTCTCTCGTTCGATTTAAGCACTACATGACAAATATTAGTCACACTTAAGACTGATATcactaatttcaaatcaataaatacTTTTCCATCGGGGAATAATAATTGAATTGCGCCGAATGTCAAATTTATGTGAACTTTCACATACAACTTTCCAACTACCAATCATACCAGTATGTATctcatgtaaaaaaaataaaaaaatgttcttGGTCACTTTAATAATTCTATTtactataagctcataacctCTACACACCATCAAATGCATAGGTAACACATCATGACAGTATATATCGCCTCTTTAACAAAGTAGTTTCAATCCCTAAAAAATTCTCAATAACAATGTAGAATTGTAAGTTCATGCAGTTGAACGTCCATAAGTTACCTATCATAATTTGAATAAACTAGCTCAACATAACCACATCTTTTCTTATCACCCAAAACAAAActcaatatttataaaattaaaaaaaataaatccatAGTAAATAGGTGTcgaactagttcacatctcatagtcatatctaaactcatagGCGAAAATCACCACAACCATCAACTCTGAATCTAAGGTTTATGCTAGAGGTCTTATTGTTCCTTCGCCTTTCTTAAATTCTCTCCATGATGgaaatttcaaataactttaactcttcaatacaccaaaaaaataagttcTCATTTTTTGCTAACTCACTTACCAGTCTTATAATTTTTGCCGACAACCCATTATATTTGTACCTTATCTTATAAACCATAATATTACGTGAAACCTTCGCTTAGATTCATTACAATTAAATGTAATCAACTTTATCATATAAATCATCCACAAGTCCTTTCAAATGCTCAATATCTGATGCAATCAATCATTTCTTACTCTCTGAATACATACACCACTTACTTCGTTTCCATTTTTCCTATTCAATTTTCTTACTTTCTTTCACAATCAATATtgcagtaataataataaaaatacttcttAAGCCAATAATAGTGTTCATCAATTGGTATCAATATATGATAAGTTGCCACTCACAATTTGTCCTTTTGAGACCCAATTCTAATAACATACACAATTAAATGTTCCCTCTTTT
Proteins encoded in this region:
- the LOC101266034 gene encoding proline-rich receptor-like protein kinase PERK13; translated protein: MQLFFLYPTQLSNSDPKEESTLFLSPSRYQQIKHFPLNSSLLPHSSPFSLSKLHLGKKGRCDFLPMATVQMFSFTILFAVLLVQQCICTDPPASSPSPAPESGADVASPPMSLAPSPSPSLSSPPAPPLSDLSRNSSPAPSPGDSTSKNSLSPAPNSKAASDISDESVDSSKESSGGGMTSGKKAGIAVGVIAAVCFVGIGALVYKKRQQNIQRSQFGYDARREIL